One genomic window of Longimicrobium sp. includes the following:
- the prfB gene encoding peptide chain release factor 2 (programmed frameshift), with translation MTEDLRSALDTYRNRLDELGGFFDLAAKQEQLKSLEARMAEPSFWNDQEKARELIALTNQVKGWVGPWEQMSAKVNDLGEMLDLLEMDADEEIGAEVRSEVEALGPALEALELKNMLQQPDDHRDALITIHPGAGGTESQDWAQMLLRMYTRFGERNGFEVELLDLQEGEEAGIKDATLEIRGQYAYGFLKAERGVHRLVRISPFDSAARRHTSFVSVFVSPAVDDTIEIEVREEDIEMDVFRASGAGGQHVNKTSSAVRLRHLPSGIVVACQQERSQHKNRATAMKMLKARLYQRALEEQEAEKAKLENTKTDIAFGSQIRSYVFQPYTMVNDHRTELKLTDVQKVMDGDLQPFIHAYLRQYGAVHSDGQ, from the exons ATGACCGAAGACCTTCGTAGCGCACTGGACACGTACCGCAACCGGCTCGACGAGCTG GGAGGTTTCTTTGACCTGGCTGCCAAGCAGGAGCAGCTGAAGTCGCTGGAAGCCCGCATGGCCGAACCGTCGTTCTGGAACGACCAGGAAAAGGCCCGCGAGCTGATCGCCCTCACCAACCAGGTCAAGGGCTGGGTAGGGCCCTGGGAGCAGATGTCGGCCAAGGTCAACGACCTGGGCGAAATGCTCGACCTGCTGGAGATGGATGCCGACGAGGAGATCGGCGCCGAGGTGCGGAGCGAGGTCGAAGCACTCGGCCCCGCGCTCGAGGCGCTGGAGCTCAAGAACATGCTCCAGCAGCCCGACGACCACCGCGACGCCCTGATCACCATCCATCCCGGCGCCGGCGGCACCGAAAGCCAGGACTGGGCCCAGATGCTGTTGCGCATGTACACGCGCTTCGGCGAGCGCAACGGCTTCGAGGTGGAGCTGCTGGACCTGCAGGAGGGCGAAGAGGCGGGGATCAAGGACGCCACGCTGGAAATCCGCGGCCAGTACGCATACGGCTTTCTCAAGGCCGAGCGCGGCGTGCACCGGCTCGTGCGCATCTCGCCGTTCGACTCGGCCGCGCGCCGCCATACCTCGTTCGTCTCCGTGTTCGTCTCGCCCGCGGTGGACGACACCATCGAGATCGAGGTGCGCGAAGAAGACATCGAGATGGACGTGTTCCGCGCGTCCGGCGCCGGCGGGCAGCACGTCAACAAGACGTCGTCCGCGGTGCGGCTGCGCCACCTGCCGTCGGGCATCGTGGTGGCCTGCCAGCAGGAGCGCTCGCAGCACAAGAACCGCGCGACGGCCATGAAGATGCTCAAGGCGCGCCTGTATCAGCGCGCGCTCGAGGAGCAGGAGGCGGAAAAGGCCAAGCTCGAGAACACCAAGACCGACATCGCCTTCGGCAGCCAGATCCGCTCGTACGTCTTTCAGCCGTACACCATGGTCAACGACCATCGCACCGAACTCAAGCTGACGGACGTCCAGAAGGTGATGGACGGCGACCTGCAGCCCTTCATCCACGCCTACCTGCGGCAGTACGGGGCCGTGCACTCCGATGGCCAGTGA